The window ATGCGACGACTGGACAGAATGCCATGAGTCAGGCGAAGACGTTTAGTGAGACGACAGATGTAACGGGAATTGTCTTAACGAAACTCGATGGTACAGCGAAGGGTGGAATTGTCCTCGCCATTCGAAACGAATTGAATATTCCAGTGAAATACGTAGGGTTAGGGGAGAAAATGACGGACCTACAAACGTTTGACCCTGATGCCTTTGTGTACGGACTTTTTGCTGATATGCTAGAAGAAACGGAAGAAGCGTAAAAATCCCGGTGAAACCTTGACAGATACCGTATGTTTTCGATAATATTTGTATATGTAAAGGCATTTCACTTAACAAGGAGTGCTTGCTTTGCTTGAAAAGACAACTCGGATGAACTATCTATTCGATTTTTATCAAGAATTGTTAACGGATAAACAACGTAGTTACATGGAGCTCTATTACCTCGAAGATTACTCGCTAGGTGAGATCTCAGAGGCCTTTGAAGTCAGTCGTCAGGCCGTCTATGACAACATTAGACGAACTGAGAACATGATTGAAGAGTATGAAGAGAAGCTCCACTTATACGAGCGTTTTCAAGAGCGACAGAGCTTGCTGAAACAGTTGAAAGAATCCATTCGAAAAGGTTCCACTGACGCAATTCAGCTCGTGGAAACCTTGGAGAATTTAGATTAGGAGGGCGGCTGTATGGCATTTGAAGGATTAGCCGACCGACTGCAGAATACGATCCAAAAGATTAAAGGTAAAGGAAAAGTCACAGAAGAAGACGTCAAAGCAATGACGCGTGAAATTCGATTAGCGCTTCTTGAGGCAGACGTTAACTTTAAAGTGGTGAAAGACTTTATCAAGCGCGTGAAAGAGCGTGCAGTTGGACAAGAAGTCATGAAGAGCTTAACCCCTGGCCAACAGGTCATTAAAGTGGTTAAGGAAGAATTGACTGAGTTAATGGGCGGAGAGCAAAGTAAAATTGCAACAGCGAATCGCCCTCCAACTGTAATCATGATGGTCGGTCTGCAAGGTGCAGGTAAAACGACGACAACCGGAAAGCTTGCAAATCATCTTCGTAAAGAACACAACCGAAAGCCACTGCTTGTTGCAGCGGACGTGTATCGTCCAGCAGCAATCAATCAGCTTGAAACGATTGGTAAGCAGTTGGATATACCGGTCTATTCTGAAGGGACAGAAGCGAACCCTGTTGACATCGCGAAACAGGCCATTGAAGAGGCGAAGGCCAATCATAATGATTATGTCATTATTGATACGGCTGGTCGTCTTCACGTGGACGAACATCTTATGGACGAACTTCAACAAATTCGTGATACCGTTCAACCTACGGAAACGTTCCTTGTTGTCGATTCGATGACAGGACAAGACGCCGTAAACGTTGCGGAGACGTTCAACAACCAACTGGATTTATCAGGAGTTGTCTTAACGAAACTTGATGGGGATACACGTGGTGGTGCAGCCCTCTCTATTAAGGCAGTTACAGACAAACCGATCAAGTTTGCTGGTATGGGAGAGAAAATGGATGCACTAGAGCCATTCCATCCTGAACGTATGGCGTCTCGAATTCTAGGCATGGGCGACGTTCTTACTCTGATTGAGAAAGCTCAATCAGAAGTGGATGAAGACCAAGCGAAGCAACTTGAACAAAAGATGAAAGATGCATCCTTTACACTTGATGACTTCTTGGAACAAATGGGACAAGTAAAGAAAATGGGGCCACTTGAAGACCTTATTTCGATGATTCCAGGTGCTGACAAGATGAAAGGGTTGAAGAACGCCCAATTTGATGATAAACAAATCACTCATGTTGAAGCGATTATTCAATCCATGACAAAGTACGAGCGTGAAAAGCCTGAAATCATGAACGCAAGCCGTAAGAAGCGGATTGCTAAAGGTTCTGGTCGCTCTGTGACGGAAGTCAATCGTCTTCTCAAGCAGTTTAATGACATGAAGAAGATGATGAAACAAATGACGAATCAAAAAGGCAAAAAAGGCAAAGGTATGAAGTTTCCGTTTATGTAATGGAAAAACACTTTACACAGTGAAATATCTTTGCTACAATCTAAACTTGTGAAAAGCAAAATAATTCGGAGGTGCTTATAAATGGCAGTAAAAATTCGCTTAAAGCGTATGGGTTCTAAACGTAACCCATTCTATCGTGTAGTAGTAGCAGATTCACGTTCTCCTCGTGACGGACGTTTCATTGAACAGATTGGTACGTACAACCCAATCGCTAACCCAACAGAGGTTAGTATCGACGAAGAGAAAGCTCTTCAGTGGATGACAGAAGGCGCGAAGCCATCTGACACAGTACGCAACCTATTCTCAACACAAGGCATCATGGAGAAATTCCACGCACAAAAAACTCAAAAGTAAAGCGGTGAACCATTAACATGGAAGCCCTCATTGAGACGATTGTCCGGCCATTAGTGGATTACCCAGAAGACATCAAGATCACGAAGCAGGAAGAGGCACAGAAAATTATGTACCAACTTCATTTGCATCAAGATGATGTTGGAAAGGTGATTGGAAAGCAAGGCCGTGTTGCCAAGTCTATTCGAACCCTCGTTTATGCCGCGGGTTCTAAATCGAATAAACGCATTTTCTTAGAGATTATGTAAGTAAAAGGGGAAGGGGCTAACCTTTCCCTTTTTTTTCAATGCGCTTGTATACAACCTTACGAACAGAAGTGACAGGTTTAGCTATTTAATAGAAACACACTGTTGTGTGAAGCCTTGTAAGGAAGTGAGCGAAGATCCTATGGAAATTATTCGAAAGATCCCAGTGAAGCAAGTATTAACAGAAGCAAGTAAAGAGAAGATGCAGCATCAGTTTCATCGAGAATGGAAGCAACTTGACCAAGAATGTCAGCAGTTGTCCTTTGAAAAGCGCCGCATTGAAAGTAAACAAAATGTCTCTCGTGAAGAAGTTTCAAAGCGATTTCAGAAAGAACTCGACCGCCGGAAAGAAAAAATGCGTTGGGTTGAATATCAGCTTGAACAACTAGACATTCTACCACTGGGTAGTGAGCTTACGGACAGTGAGGTTGAGACGGTCGTGACCGTCGAAATCGGGAGTAACTGGGAAGACATAATGAGTGAAGGTGCCATTGTCGTTGAAGACGGAAAGGTAATTCGTATCGATCGGTAGGTGATAAAGATGGAATCATCTCTATATACAATTGGGAAAGTAGTTAACACCCATGGAGTGCGAGGGGAAGTGCGTGTCATCCAAGTAACAGACTTTGAAGACCGCTTCGAGCCAGGGAACGTGGTATACTTCATCTCGCCAGACGGTGGGAAGCCACAAACATTAACAATTCGCACACATCGTACACACAAGAACTTTCAGCTCGTGTCATTTGAAGACTATCCTTCGTTAAATGATGTTGAGCCTATGAAAGGCGGAGAACTTGCTATTTCAGAGGAGCAACAAGGCGAACTTTCGGAAGGTGAATTTTATTACCATGAAATTATCGGTTGTGAAGTACATACAACATCCGGTGAGCATATTGGTCAAATAAAAGAAATTCTCTCCCCAGGTGCCAATGATGTATGGGTTATTAAGCGTAAAGGGAAGAAGGATGCCCTCATCCCATACATTGAGCAAGTGGTGAAACAAATAAATGTGGACGAGAAGAAAGTCACGATTGAACCAATGGAAGGACTGTTAGACTAATGCATATCGATATTCTGACACTGTTTCCGGACATGTTTCAGGGCGTTATGAATACATCAATCCTGAAGCGTGCTCAGGATATGGGCGCCTTCAGCTATGAGACCGTGAATTTCAGGGATTATACAGAAAGCAAGCACAATAAAGTCGACGACACGCCCTATGGTGGTGGAGCTGGGATGGTGCTGTCTCCTCAACCTCTATTCGATGCAGTTGAAGCGGTGAAAGAGAAACGAACAGCTGAGAAATCCCCTAGAATCGTTCTGATGTGCCCACAAGGCGAACCTTACACCCAACAAAAGGCGGAGGAGCTAGCGAAGGAAGAGCACGTAATCTTCCTATGTGGCCATTACGAAGGGTATGATGAACGCATTCGTACCCATCTCGCTACAGATGAGATTTCAATTGGCGATTACGTATTAACAGGCGGAGAACTTGGGAGTATGGTGGTAATTGATAGTGTAGTTCGATTGTTGCCAGGCGTACTTGGTAATGAGGCATCTGCACCTGAGGACTCATTCTCAAGCGGTCTCCTTGAGCATCCTCACTACACGAAGCCTGCGAACTTTAGAGGGATAGAAGTGCCAGAAATACTACGCTCAGGTAACCATGCGAAGATTGATGAATGGAGACATCAGCAATCGCTGAAGCGAACGTATGACAGGCGTCCGGACCTCTTGTCGAGCTATGAGTTAAGTGACAAGGAAAAACAGTGGATTCATTCATGGGAAAATGGTGAATGATATTGCGAACAGTGTACCATTATGGTATATTATAACTTGTGCTTAAGACATACTTAAGCTAATAATACGGTGTTCCGCTGTCAGGATTGTTCCAGACATGAGCATTTGTGGAGAAGGAGTGTGAATAAGATGCAAAATCTTATCAATCAAGTAACACAAGATCAACTTAAAACTGATCTTCCTAAATTCAAAGCCGGTGACACGGTCAAAGTACACGTTAAAGTTGTAGAGGGTAACCGTGAGCGTATCCAGGTATTTGAAGGTGTTGTCATCAAACGTCGTGGCGGCGGAATCAGCGAAACATTCACTGTCCGTAAGATTTCTTTCGGAATCGGTGTTGAGCGTACATTCCCTGTACATTCCCCACGTCTAGATAAGATCGAAGTTGTTCGTCGTGGTAAAGTACGTCGTGCGAAACTTTACTACCTACGTAACCTACGTGGTAAAGCTGCGCGTATTAAAGAACTTCGCTAATTGCAATGTGTTCAGGAGAGGAGCTTGATATTTGTCAGGCTCCTTTTTTGAATTATACATACTGTCTTGGAGGATGGTCACATGGCGCGGAAGAAGCAAGAATGGTTTGACTGGATCAAGGCGATCGGCATAGCGGCTCTCCTTGCAATCGTCATCCGTATGTTTGTGTTTGCTCCAATTGTGGTGGATGGACCATCCATGCTTCCTACGTTGGAAAATGGCGATCACATGATTGTAAATAAATTAAGTTATACATTCGGAGACCCTGAACGATTTGATGTTGTGGTGTTCCACGCAACAGAGAACAAAGACTATATTAAACGCGTGATTGGGCTTCCGGGTGAACACGTGGAATATGTAGAAGATACACTATATGTAAATGGACAGGCCGTGAATGAGCCTTACATTTCCGAACAAATAAACGCCCTTCCTAAAGGCAATAAGTATACGTTTGACTTTAATCTCGAGGAGTTACCGGGAGGATATGAAGAAATCCCTGATGGTCATGTCCTTGTGCTAGGCGATAATCGTGGAAACTCAACAGATAGTCGCATGCTTGGGCTCATTGAAGTAGAAGAGCTCGTAGGGGAAACGAGTTTTACTTATTGGCCACTTGGGCGAATTGGAATTCATTAAACTAGAAGGTGATGACCATGACGATACAATGGTTTCCTGGACACATGGCGAAAGCCAAGCGTGAAGTACAGGAAAAGTTAAAACTCGTAGACTTTGTAATTGAACTGGTAGACGCAAGAGCTCCCTATTCATCACAAAATCCGATGCTCCATGAAGTTCTACAACAGAAATCTAAAATGGTTCTGTTAATGAAGAAAGATTTAGCGGATGAAGCGCGTACGGCTGAATGGATAGACTGGTACAAGGACCAAGGCATAGAAGCGGTTCCGGTCGATGTTCAACAGCCAAACGATATTCAAAATGTGATTGCTACAGCTAAAGCATTAGGCGAAGAGAAGCTTGAGCGGATGAGAAAGAAAGGAATCAGACCGCGAGCATCCCGTGCTATGATTATCGGAATTCCGAATGTCGGGAAATCCACCTTAATCAACCGTCTTG of the Pontibacillus halophilus JSM 076056 = DSM 19796 genome contains:
- a CDS encoding putative DNA-binding protein, with translation MLEKTTRMNYLFDFYQELLTDKQRSYMELYYLEDYSLGEISEAFEVSRQAVYDNIRRTENMIEEYEEKLHLYERFQERQSLLKQLKESIRKGSTDAIQLVETLENLD
- the ffh gene encoding signal recognition particle protein, giving the protein MAFEGLADRLQNTIQKIKGKGKVTEEDVKAMTREIRLALLEADVNFKVVKDFIKRVKERAVGQEVMKSLTPGQQVIKVVKEELTELMGGEQSKIATANRPPTVIMMVGLQGAGKTTTTGKLANHLRKEHNRKPLLVAADVYRPAAINQLETIGKQLDIPVYSEGTEANPVDIAKQAIEEAKANHNDYVIIDTAGRLHVDEHLMDELQQIRDTVQPTETFLVVDSMTGQDAVNVAETFNNQLDLSGVVLTKLDGDTRGGAALSIKAVTDKPIKFAGMGEKMDALEPFHPERMASRILGMGDVLTLIEKAQSEVDEDQAKQLEQKMKDASFTLDDFLEQMGQVKKMGPLEDLISMIPGADKMKGLKNAQFDDKQITHVEAIIQSMTKYEREKPEIMNASRKKRIAKGSGRSVTEVNRLLKQFNDMKKMMKQMTNQKGKKGKGMKFPFM
- the rpsP gene encoding 30S ribosomal protein S16, with the protein product MAVKIRLKRMGSKRNPFYRVVVADSRSPRDGRFIEQIGTYNPIANPTEVSIDEEKALQWMTEGAKPSDTVRNLFSTQGIMEKFHAQKTQK
- a CDS encoding KH domain-containing protein is translated as MEALIETIVRPLVDYPEDIKITKQEEAQKIMYQLHLHQDDVGKVIGKQGRVAKSIRTLVYAAGSKSNKRIFLEIM
- a CDS encoding YlqD family protein, producing MEIIRKIPVKQVLTEASKEKMQHQFHREWKQLDQECQQLSFEKRRIESKQNVSREEVSKRFQKELDRRKEKMRWVEYQLEQLDILPLGSELTDSEVETVVTVEIGSNWEDIMSEGAIVVEDGKVIRIDR
- the rimM gene encoding ribosome maturation factor RimM (Essential for efficient processing of 16S rRNA); amino-acid sequence: MESSLYTIGKVVNTHGVRGEVRVIQVTDFEDRFEPGNVVYFISPDGGKPQTLTIRTHRTHKNFQLVSFEDYPSLNDVEPMKGGELAISEEQQGELSEGEFYYHEIIGCEVHTTSGEHIGQIKEILSPGANDVWVIKRKGKKDALIPYIEQVVKQINVDEKKVTIEPMEGLLD
- the trmD gene encoding tRNA (guanosine(37)-N1)-methyltransferase TrmD, whose amino-acid sequence is MHIDILTLFPDMFQGVMNTSILKRAQDMGAFSYETVNFRDYTESKHNKVDDTPYGGGAGMVLSPQPLFDAVEAVKEKRTAEKSPRIVLMCPQGEPYTQQKAEELAKEEHVIFLCGHYEGYDERIRTHLATDEISIGDYVLTGGELGSMVVIDSVVRLLPGVLGNEASAPEDSFSSGLLEHPHYTKPANFRGIEVPEILRSGNHAKIDEWRHQQSLKRTYDRRPDLLSSYELSDKEKQWIHSWENGE
- the rplS gene encoding 50S ribosomal protein L19 → MQNLINQVTQDQLKTDLPKFKAGDTVKVHVKVVEGNRERIQVFEGVVIKRRGGGISETFTVRKISFGIGVERTFPVHSPRLDKIEVVRRGKVRRAKLYYLRNLRGKAARIKELR
- the lepB gene encoding signal peptidase I encodes the protein MARKKQEWFDWIKAIGIAALLAIVIRMFVFAPIVVDGPSMLPTLENGDHMIVNKLSYTFGDPERFDVVVFHATENKDYIKRVIGLPGEHVEYVEDTLYVNGQAVNEPYISEQINALPKGNKYTFDFNLEELPGGYEEIPDGHVLVLGDNRGNSTDSRMLGLIEVEELVGETSFTYWPLGRIGIH